Sequence from the Candidatus Syntrophosphaera sp. genome:
TGATATAAGCCGTGTATGCCTCATCCTCGCGTTCTCCGGACTGCAATACGATCGAACCGTAACCTTGCTGGTGGCACCAAGCGGCCTCCGCCAGCACTTCGTCCCGGTCGATCGTGTAGCGTGCCACCTTCTCGTTTCCCGCCCTGATCCCGCAATAGTAGCAATTCTTGGCGCAGATGTTGCTCAGTTCGATCAGGCCGCGGAAATACACCTTGGTGCCCACATACTGCTTTTTCACCTCGTAGGCGCGGTCATACATAGCTTGGATCTCTTCCGGATCTGTCAGGGCAAGCATGTCTATCAGTTCGTTTCTGTTGGGACGCATGTCTGGGTTTGCTCCATTGGATTTGCCTGAAATGGTTTTGGCATACCCACAGTATAGTTTGATTTCCTGCAAACAAAAGGGGAAATCTGCCTGTGGCCTGGCACAGGGGGCTGGATTGCGGCGGTGGGAAAAATTCTTCTTGCCAAAATCCCGGGGCTGGTTAGATTGGTTAGTGAAGACATACTAACCTATAGGATAAGCGATGGAACTCACGAAACGACAGGAAGATATAATCCAGGCGGCGATCCTGATCATCGCCCGGCAGGGGTTCAAGAACCTGACGACCAAGAATCTGGCCCGGGAGATGAAGCTGACCGAAGCCGCGCTATACCGTCATTTCGAGAGCAAGAACGATCTCATCACCAAGATCCTGGAATACTTCCAGCTCATGTCCTGCCAGGTTTTGGAGGATATCCGCACCGCCGGGCTCGCTCCATTGGAGCGGGTGCGCCGTTTCGTGATGAACCGCTACGAAATGTTCAGCGCCAACCCCGACCTGGCCCAGGTGATGTTCTCCGAGGAGCTGTTCCGCTACGATCCGGCCTTTTCGGAGCAAATGCGCGGCATCATGCACTCGCATAAGGACAGCGTGGTTTCCTATTTGAGGGAAGCCCAGGAGCAGGGGCAGATCGGTGCCAATCTCGATCCGGGGCAGCTTTTCCGCATCATCGTGGGCTCGATGCGCTTCACCGTCACCCAATGGAACCTTTCCGGCCAGGGTTTTGACCTGGTGGGCGAGGGCGGCAAACTGTTTGAAACGATAAAACAACTCATAGAGGTAAAGAAGTGAAGAGACAGATCATCAAGATCGACCCCGAAACCTGCACCGGTTGCGGAGACTGCATCATTGGCTGCCCGGAGGGGGCGATCCAACTCATCGACGGCAAGGCCCGCCTGGTAAGCGATCTCTTTTGCGACGGCCTGGGCGCCTGCATCGGCACCTGCCCGGTTGGCGCGATCACGATCGAGGAACGCGAGGCCGAGCCCTACAGCGAAGCCCTGGTGCTGGAAAACATCATCCCCCATGGCGAGAACACCATCAAAGCCCACCTGAAGCACCTGAAGAGCCACGGCGAGACGGGCTATTACACCCAGGCCCTGGAGATCCTCAAAGCACAGGGCTTTGACATTGAAGACCTGACGAGGGAGGAAACCATGGCCTGCGGCTGTTCCGGCACCCACGCCCGCAAGCTGGAGCCCCGCTCGGAGGCCAAACCGGCGGGCGAGGTAGAATCCCAACTGCGCCAGTGGCCGGTCCAGATCCAACTGCTCAATCCCGCGGCTGAGTACTTTGACAATGCCGACCTGCTCATCTCAGCGGATTGCGTGCCCTACGCCTTTGGCGACTTTCACAACCGCTTCCTCAAGGACCGGATCGTGATCACCTTCTGCCCCAAGCTGGACCAGCAGAACGACCGCTACATCGACAAACTGGCCCAGATCTTCACCCTGCACAAGATCAACAGCGTAACCGTCGTGCGCATGGAAGTGCCCTGCTGCGGCGGGACCGAGTTCATTGTGCAAAAGGCACTGGAGAAGGCGGGCAAGGTCCACATGGTCCGGCTCAACGTCATTTCCGTCGACGGCAAGATAATCTGAACAAGGAGCAGCAATGATCACCAGAAACTGCAAGCAAACCGAGCCTTTCTTCCAGAAGGGCGGGATCGAGGGCAGGCGGCTCTACGACCTGCCGGAGGCCCAGATCATCCACATGACGATAGCTCCAGGCTGCACCCTGGCCTCGCACATCACCCCGGTGGACGTCGCGATGTATGTCCTGGAAGGCGAGCCGCTCATCGAGATCGGCCCTGAGAAAAAGATCTGCCCGGCGGGGACAATGGTCGAGAGCCCCAAAGGCATCCCGCACGGCATCCAAAACCCGTCCGAAGAGGCCGTCCGCCTCTTGGTCATGAAACTGCCCAAACCATAATA
This genomic interval carries:
- a CDS encoding TetR/AcrR family transcriptional regulator, which produces MELTKRQEDIIQAAILIIARQGFKNLTTKNLAREMKLTEAALYRHFESKNDLITKILEYFQLMSCQVLEDIRTAGLAPLERVRRFVMNRYEMFSANPDLAQVMFSEELFRYDPAFSEQMRGIMHSHKDSVVSYLREAQEQGQIGANLDPGQLFRIIVGSMRFTVTQWNLSGQGFDLVGEGGKLFETIKQLIEVKK
- a CDS encoding cupin domain-containing protein is translated as MITRNCKQTEPFFQKGGIEGRRLYDLPEAQIIHMTIAPGCTLASHITPVDVAMYVLEGEPLIEIGPEKKICPAGTMVESPKGIPHGIQNPSEEAVRLLVMKLPKP
- a CDS encoding 4Fe-4S binding protein encodes the protein MKRQIIKIDPETCTGCGDCIIGCPEGAIQLIDGKARLVSDLFCDGLGACIGTCPVGAITIEEREAEPYSEALVLENIIPHGENTIKAHLKHLKSHGETGYYTQALEILKAQGFDIEDLTREETMACGCSGTHARKLEPRSEAKPAGEVESQLRQWPVQIQLLNPAAEYFDNADLLISADCVPYAFGDFHNRFLKDRIVITFCPKLDQQNDRYIDKLAQIFTLHKINSVTVVRMEVPCCGGTEFIVQKALEKAGKVHMVRLNVISVDGKII